DNA from Leptospira harrisiae:
AATTAGAAGATCGTACCAGTTCCAAACAAACCGGATCGTCCCCGGAAAAATCGAATCAATCTGAACCTGATAGCTGGGAAGCAGAATTAGAAAAAGATGTAAAAGACCAAGAAATAAGAAGTAAATCTACAGAAGGGAGTCGTGGTGTTACTTCGAACGTTCAACAACCAAACCAAATCAACAGGTCAGCGCAAAATTTGATGATGGATGTTTCTGCCACAATTGATCTTGTTGGGGCATGGGACCGTAACAAACCACGAGGTACTGGTGAAAGAATTGACAACAAGTTGGACGTAAGGACTGCCGAATTTGGATTTACTGCTGCTGTTGATCAATGGATGAGAGCTAATTTTTTAGGTGCAGCTCATGGTGAGGATGGCAAGTATTATTATGAAGTCCATGAAGCCAATGTACTTTTTCCTTTTTTACCTTTTAATACCTCTTTGAAAGTGGGGCAGATGTTTGTTGATATTGGAAGATTGAACCGTATTCATTTACACGATCGACCTTTTACCATGAATCCAATTGTCCATGAGAAATTTATTGGTTTTGAATCTGTAATGGACACAGGAGCAGAGTTTAGTGTTTTGCTCCCATGGAAATGGATCACACAGGAGCTCGTGTTAGGTGCGACGAATGGTAAAAAATGGGGTCATTCGCATTCTGAGGGATTACAAAAAAATAATCCTATGGGATATGCACATCTCAAACATTTTTATTATTTTGGAAATAACTGGGGTACTCAATTCGGATTTTCTGGTGTAAGATTTGAGCCGACAACCGATCGAAGAAACCAAAGGCATTTATATGGAATGGATGCTGTTTTACGTTGGAACCGATCCAATTTAAGAGAACTAATGATTATGTCAGAAGGTTGGTACCAACAGGAGATATTCCCTGAACAAATGGATCCCAATACTTACCAAAAATCAAAAGCACCTTCGAGAGATCAGTGGGGGTATTACTTTTTTGTGGATTATAAGTTTCACCAACTTTGGTCATTGGGTTACCGCTATGATTATTTTACCGATAAATCCCTGGTCGACAAAAATGGGAAACAAGCAGACAATGCAATCGAAGGCCATTCTACACAAATTACCTTCCATAGTTCTGAATTTGGAAGAATTCGCGGTTCGGTGGAAAGACGTTACATCCAAGATTTTTCCAAAACAGAATTCCAGGAACAACGGGAATGGAGATTTTATGTGCAAGCAGTTGCCATTTTAGGTTCGCACCCTGCACATAGTTATTAAGAGGAAAATTTAATGTTAAATTTAAAATTCAAAACATACTATTATTATAAAAATACACTTTTTTCCTTTTTTGTTTTTTTCGTATTTCTATTTGTTTCTCCATTGGCCGCAAAAGTATCGCTCGTTGCAAGTATCTCCGATATCAAATACATCGCCGAACAGATTGCTGGCGATAGAGCAGATGTTTATGGAATGATAAGAGGGACGGATGACCCGCATTTTGTTATGACTAGACCTGATTTTCTTGTTAAACTCAGTGAAGCAGATGTAATTTGTGTGGTCGGTCTTGATTTAGAGGTAGGCTGGATTCCTTATCTCCAACAACAATCGAGAAACATGAAAATTCAAAAAGGCCAACCTGGTTATTGTGATACTTCTTTTGGAGTTAAAATCCTTGGAGAGCCGACCGTAATGATGGACAGATCAATGGGTGATATGCATATTTATGGAAATCCACATTATTGGAATGATCCTATCAATGCGATCCAAATGGCACAAAATATAAAAAATGCCCTCACTCGTGTGGACCCTTTGAATGGCGAATACTATGAAGGAAATTTTAATTCGTTTAAAAAACGTCTCATCCAACTTACAAAAGAAGAAATGAAAAAAATGGAACCTTATTTTGGACTGAAGGTAGCAGTTTTTCATGACCAGTTTGTTTATTTGGCTTCCAGGTTTAAATTTAATGCCAACTTAACCATAGAAGAACGACCCGGAGTTCCACCTTCTGTTCGTTATATGGACCAAGTCATTAGTTATATGACAGCAGAAAAGATAAAAATTATCTTGATTGGTCCTTATCATAATCCAAAGTATGCTGAGTATGTATCTTCAAAGGTTCCTGGGAGTGTCGTTGTCACCTTGCCAGTTTCTGTCGGAGGAAGTCCAGAATCTCTGACTTACGAAGACACACTCAGATTGATGTTACAAAAAATACGAGATGCAAGCGACAAAACTAAATAATCCAGACACTCCTGTTTTATTGATTCAAACAAATGCACTTAGTGTGGGTTACAGGAAGGAGTTTCCTGTGGTATCCGACATCTATTTGCAAATCCATACCGGCAAAACCTATGCCCTAGTCGGTGGGAATGGGGCTGGAAAAACCACACTCTTTCGTACATTGACAGACCTTTTGCCTCCACTTTCGGGGGAGATTTCCTTTTCAAAAACATTTACCACTTCTTATGTTCCCCAAGCAAAACGTATGTCATTGGAATTCCCTTTGCGAGTGGAAGACGTTTTGTTAATGCCCAAAAACATTGGGCTCAGCTTTTTACCAAAAAAGAAATTTTCCGATGAGGATATGGCGCTTATCGAGAGAACGGGCGTTAGTTCTTACTTAAAAAAACAAATTTCTTTATGTAGTGGGGGTCAGTTACAAAAGGTCCTGATCCTACGTTCTCTATTAACAAAAGCCAATTTGATTTTTTTAGATGAACCCATGGATTCTTTGGATCATAATGCCAGAGAGTTGTTTCAAACAGTTTTATCTGAATATCTAAAGGAAGGAAACCGGTCCCTATTTTTTATCACCCATAGTTTAGAACATGATTGGGGATTTGGGTTTGATGAAATTTTTGAAATAGACGAAGGAAAACTCTACAATATCACTAGTGGAGAACGCCCACCTAACTGCCATCATCATGACTAATATACTTTCTAGTTGGACTTTATTTTTACCACAAATATTAGTGGGTAGCCTTGTTGGGGCACTTCTTTCTGTTCTTGGAATTTTGATTGTACTCAGAGGTATGACTTTTTTTGGAGTCACATTATCCCAAGCAGTTACTTTTTCTGTCGCCTTATCCTTGTTTATGGAGTGGCCTGGAGAAATTTTCCCTATTCTTTTTTCCTGTGTACTTGTTTTCCCTCTTTTGTATGTCAGAAAACTAAGAGGAATGAAAGAAGAGGTAATTCTTGGAATCCTATTTGTATTCTTTTCTGCGGCTTCGCAAGTTATGTTGGCTCTTGGTGGAAATGTACAAAACCATTTGATGGCTGCTTTTTTTGGTGATATTTTGACTTCACAAGTAAGGGCAGATTCCTTTGGAATTTATATCGCAGTTTTCTTTTTTATCCTATATCTCAGTTTTTTTAGAAGGTTTCTTTTTATCAGTTTTGATCGGGACGAATATAAAATACAGGTAGGAAATCCTCTTCCCTTTGATCTTTTGTTTTATATCATTCTTGCTGCCTCTCTCACTGTGGCTGTCAATCTACTCGGAACCTTCTATAGCATCGCCCATTTAATTTTACCGGTTTTTGCCTTATTACCACTCATTCGGTCATTAAAACTTTTAACAGTTGTTTGTGTTTTGTTTTCAGTATTTGCCACTATATCTGGTTTCTTAATTTCTCTGATTGGAATTGAAAAAAACGGAGAATTGATTTATTTTCCGACTTCTTCCAGTATCATCTTAGTTCTTTGCGGACTTGCATTTTTTCTCCACCTGATTCGGTTTCTTACCACTTCCGTTTTTTCCAAATCTGTCCGATAGATACTATGTGGAACTAATCCCTTGTAATACCTGCGGTGAAAATCGCTTCCGTCCTATTTTTACAAAAGAAAGCCCTCTGGGCGAAACCTTTTCCATTGTTTCCTGTGTTCGTTGTGGGCTTGTCCAAGTGAATCCCCAACCTGATTTTTTAGCAGTGAAAAAGTATTATGATGATTCATATTTTACCCAAAGGACTGAGAGAGGGTATGACAATTATTACTCAGACAAACTTCGGACTGAAATATCTCGGGTTTTCCAACTCAACCTAAAGGATTTGGATTTTTTTTCTTGGGAAAAAGTTCGTATCTCGCAATTGCCACCAGGAGAAAAACTTTCTTCTTTGGACATTGGATGTGCTGCCGGTTATTTTGTGACATACCAAAAAGAACGTGGTTACGATGCCTTTGGAATTGAGATTGCTGATGGTCCCGTTCGGTTTGCGAGAGAAACCTTAAAACTAAATATTTTCCAAGAAAACTTTTTGGATTGGGACAATCAGTTCCAAAAACAATTCGATGTTATTACACTTTGGGCAACCATCGAACACCTTCACAATCCAAAGGAAACCTTAGAAAAAATTCAAAAACATTTAAAACCGGGCGGGGTGCTGATTTTATCCACCTGTCGTTATGGGTTACTGGCAAAACTGGGTGGGAAAAATTGGCGGTATCTCAATGTCCCTGAACATCTTTATTATTACTCGTATCAGGGATTAAAGAATTTACTATTGAGTTTGGGTTATCGAAATCCAGTTTCCTTTACCTATGGAAGCGGAATGACCTCACGTGCCGGAGCAAGTTTATCTTTCAAACTCCGGAAACGTGTGATGGACCAACTTGTAAAGTGGTTTCAGTTAGGTGATATGATGGTTTATATGGTGAGGAAGGCGAACTAACCTTCTAGCGATTTTAGTATATCCTCTACGCAGAAGGCTACCACTTCATCCAATTCTGCGGTGGCATCCACAAAGATCGTAGACTCAGGTAAAATCGCCAAATAGTTTTGGTAGATGCGGGTTTGTTCTGCATCATCATCAAAAACTTCTTCCTTACCGCCACGGCTTGTTCTTCTTTCTAATGCCTCTTCTGGAGATAAATCTAAAAAATAAACTCTGTTGGGTTCCGGAAATCCTCTATCTTCATTTTTGTATAAGATGTCTGCTGCATGTTCTTCATCTCTACCTTGGTAAGCTGCAGTGGAAAAATAATAACGATCTTGTACAATTGATTTACCATTCTTTAACGTTGGTAAGATGACTTCATTGACTGAACATTCTCTATCGGCAATAAAGGTTTCAATTTGTTCTTCTTTGGATAGTTTGAGTTTTCCTTGTAAGAACTCTCTGATCTTTTTACCGTGCACACTGTCTGTTGGCTCTCTATGCCAAAGGTTAGGTATGGATTTTGTTAAGAGTGCTTCCGATACCATTCGAGAGACTGTAGTTTTCCCGGATCCATCGATCCCTTCAAAGACAAAGAACTGATTATTTTGGGGCATATCCCCTCCATTTTAAGAATGGTCGTTTTTTCCTCGACTTATTTACTAAACTCGGCAATTTAGTCTAAGGAGCAAAAACATGAAAAAAATTTCGTCTATGCTGATCATTGCTTTTTTGGCTGTATTTATGATTAACTGTGCCTCTGAAGAAGTTAAACAAACGCCAGTGGTGGAAGAACCAAAACCTTCCAAAAAACCAAAATTGGATGATTCATTCAAAACTAGAGCTAGAGATATTAAATAATTTCTACTCAAAACCAGGACCACCCCGGGAAACTTGGGTGGTTTTTTTATACCATTTCGCTTAATTAATAAGCAAAAAATACTTTTTAATTCAGCCTCCGTTCCCTATTGCCTCACCATTAAGCAATTTGCAGTAAAATTCCCTACAATGCTTACTGGTACCGATCTTGCATTAAAAGACTGTATCCATCTATGATTACAGAAAGAGAAAGTCATCAGTTTCTGCGCGATTGGAAAGAATGGTTGTCTTGCGGAACCCTTGTTCCCGTTTTCCAACCCATCCTTTCGTCCGAATCCACTGGTATTTACGGTTATGAACTCCTCGGGCGTCTTTCCACACCGGAAGGTTTGTTAAGTCTTGGAGAATTCTTTTTATCCCAGACTTTTGGTTACGATGAAATTTTTTTCCTGAAAAAAAAAGTCGATGAAGAGATCCGTTTTACTGCCTTACAAAAATTTGCAAAAGAAGCTCCTGCAGAAACCAAGTTATTTTTAAACATTTCACCGAACGTAATGTACCATGCGTTATTACAATTGGAAACTACACTTCCACAAACCATCCAAATGGTAAGAGAGGTGGGTGTGGATCCGGAAAGGATTGTGATCGAAATTACAGAAGAAAGGTTTCCACATAATTTAGAATTATTACGACCTATTCTCAATTTATATCGGCAAGAAGGATTCTCCATCGCTGTCGATGATGCGGGATCAGAGGCCAGTAATTTAGATAGAATCGGACTATTTCATCCAGAAATTATCAAAGTTGACTTACAGATGTTAAGAAGGTCAACATTCTCAAGAAACTTCAAAGAAATTTTAATCAACTTGTCTAAGTTAGGTGAATCATTAGGTAGTAGTTTACTTTTTGAAGGAATCGAATCCGAAGATGAATTGTATAATGCTTTGAATTATGGTGCAAGATACATCCAAGGGTTTTATTTTGCTAAACCAGAGCCAACTTTTGCCAAACGTTTTGATTATAGAACAGAGATGCAATCTTCCTTAGAATACTTTCACGCTCGCAAACAATCGGAGATGAATCGCCAAATCGAATGGGAAACCATTTGGAAAGATAAACTATCTGAAATTATGATGGGGTTTACCGAAGAAAATGGAATTTGGGAATGGAAGGGTGGTTTTGAAACCAGTGTTTTTGGAGATGGGGATTTTTTTCGGATGTACATCACAAGCCCACTTGGGTTTCAAGTTTCTCCCAATTATTCCCGTGACAAAACGGGGAATATGGAACCAGATTATTCCTTCCTTGGAAAAAACTGGTCTTTTCGTCCTTATTTTTTTGAACATTTGCATAAATCCAAAACCAGTAGGGATGCTTGGACTCTCTCTCAAATGTACCATGATATATCTGAACGGATGATGTTGCGGACATTTGCTAGAAATCTTTCCGAAAACTTGATATTATTTATCGATGTGGTTGTCTCTAGGTCCTGAAAGGTTTTGCGAAAATCCCTCTCTTGGGAGATGATGACAATCGATATGGCAAAAATACAATTTTTGCAATTACCAGTGCCTCCGCCATCTTACTATGCAGCCACGGGAAATGTTCCCCTAGCAGCTGCTAGTTTAGCAAGTTGTCTAGAATCCAAAGAAGATCCCGTCTTAGGAATCAAACCTTATGTCATCCCACCGGAAGATACTGACTCCTTAGGAGACAAAGAACTAATCAATCGAATTGCCAAAGAAGGTCCTGACTTTTTAGGCCTCTCTCTTTATTTATGGAATACAGAACGTAGTCTTTACATCGCAAGAGAAATTAAAAAAAGAAATCCAGAAACAACCATTCTGATTGGCGGGCCTGAGGTAAATGAAGACAACCCATATGTATTGGGGGAAAGTGGTTATGATATCGCTGTATCGGGCGAAGCAGAACATAGTTTTAGAAATTTGATGCGAACCCTTTTATCTCGGTCATCATTAGAAGGTTTGGAAAATGTGGCCTACAGAAGAGAGGATGGAACTCTCTCCGCATTTGGAACACAAGCGGCAGCAAATTTTCCACTTACCGATTTTCCTTCTCCTTATACCACTGGCCATTTAAAGGTAGATCCCAAACGTTCCACATACTTGGAAACTGTGCGAGGTTGTAAATCGCAGTGTACTTACTGTTTTTATCCTAAGTCATCTCAAAATCTTAGGACCCTTGACATTCCAGAAACCATTCGATTGATTTCTGACTTAAAGGATAAAGGGGCAAGGGAACTTGTTTTTTTAGATCCAACTTTCAACCATAGACCAGGTTTTGAAAATTTTTTAGATGCCATTGCCGAAGTGAACTCAGATGGTAAGATGTCTATGTTTGCCGAGTTACGTTCAGAAGGTGTGACACCTAAAATTGCAACTAAACTTCGTAAGGCGGGATTCACTCGAGTGGAACTCGGCCTACAATCCGTAAACGAAGAAACTTTGAAACGAGTGAAACGATACGGTAGTCCACACAAAGTAGCAGAAGTGGCAAAGATGTTGGCTGGTGAAGGGATGGAACTACTTCTTGATCTCATCATTGGTCTTCCAGGTGACACTCCAGAAGATGTAGAAAGAGGAATTCATTTCTTTTTGGAACATGGACTCGGGGAATGGGTCCAAGCCTTTCCTTTGTCTGTTTTACCTGGAACTGCGATGCGTAGGGATGCAGAAAAGGAAGGCCTATCTTTTATGCCAACACCTCCTTATCGAATCATTCAAACTCCCACTTTCAGCCCAAGGGACTTAACAGAGTCTTTGTACTTTGCAGAAGATTTATTGGAAAGAAGGCTCGATGAATTCCCAAGACCGTTTTTATGTGTCGCAGATCCGGAGAAAAATGACAGAATGGATCTGCAGTTTACAAGTTCTGGAATTCGTTTTTTTAATTCTGGATTAGAGGAATCTTTCGGTAAGGTGAATGATTGGTCAGGCAGTCGCCATCACAGTGTTTGGTTTCATTCCGAAAATTTAAGAAAAGACCTTTCTCAAATCCAATCATACATTGCAGAAAGGATTGGTTCT
Protein-coding regions in this window:
- a CDS encoding B12-binding domain-containing radical SAM protein, with product MAKIQFLQLPVPPPSYYAATGNVPLAAASLASCLESKEDPVLGIKPYVIPPEDTDSLGDKELINRIAKEGPDFLGLSLYLWNTERSLYIAREIKKRNPETTILIGGPEVNEDNPYVLGESGYDIAVSGEAEHSFRNLMRTLLSRSSLEGLENVAYRREDGTLSAFGTQAAANFPLTDFPSPYTTGHLKVDPKRSTYLETVRGCKSQCTYCFYPKSSQNLRTLDIPETIRLISDLKDKGARELVFLDPTFNHRPGFENFLDAIAEVNSDGKMSMFAELRSEGVTPKIATKLRKAGFTRVELGLQSVNEETLKRVKRYGSPHKVAEVAKMLAGEGMELLLDLIIGLPGDTPEDVERGIHFFLEHGLGEWVQAFPLSVLPGTAMRRDAEKEGLSFMPTPPYRIIQTPTFSPRDLTESLYFAEDLLERRLDEFPRPFLCVADPEKNDRMDLQFTSSGIRFFNSGLEESFGKVNDWSGSRHHSVWFHSENLRKDLSQIQSYIAERIGSEPYSTIDFVIPLVSVPNQIDVSKLVSTIETKRNSYLSRTLAHRGENLQHRLVFVFDGNHLELRNWREKELDSAAFLIYERVATNRIKSLDPAEESFYLVEGEKLDSKDFEFLKQNMDPETITFSSRKLEERWSMEVLGYGEL
- a CDS encoding metal ABC transporter substrate-binding protein, encoding MLNLKFKTYYYYKNTLFSFFVFFVFLFVSPLAAKVSLVASISDIKYIAEQIAGDRADVYGMIRGTDDPHFVMTRPDFLVKLSEADVICVVGLDLEVGWIPYLQQQSRNMKIQKGQPGYCDTSFGVKILGEPTVMMDRSMGDMHIYGNPHYWNDPINAIQMAQNIKNALTRVDPLNGEYYEGNFNSFKKRLIQLTKEEMKKMEPYFGLKVAVFHDQFVYLASRFKFNANLTIEERPGVPPSVRYMDQVISYMTAEKIKIILIGPYHNPKYAEYVSSKVPGSVVVTLPVSVGGSPESLTYEDTLRLMLQKIRDASDKTK
- a CDS encoding metal ABC transporter ATP-binding protein, whose translation is MQATKLNNPDTPVLLIQTNALSVGYRKEFPVVSDIYLQIHTGKTYALVGGNGAGKTTLFRTLTDLLPPLSGEISFSKTFTTSYVPQAKRMSLEFPLRVEDVLLMPKNIGLSFLPKKKFSDEDMALIERTGVSSYLKKQISLCSGGQLQKVLILRSLLTKANLIFLDEPMDSLDHNARELFQTVLSEYLKEGNRSLFFITHSLEHDWGFGFDEIFEIDEGKLYNITSGERPPNCHHHD
- the tmk gene encoding dTMP kinase, which gives rise to MPQNNQFFVFEGIDGSGKTTVSRMVSEALLTKSIPNLWHREPTDSVHGKKIREFLQGKLKLSKEEQIETFIADRECSVNEVILPTLKNGKSIVQDRYYFSTAAYQGRDEEHAADILYKNEDRGFPEPNRVYFLDLSPEEALERRTSRGGKEEVFDDDAEQTRIYQNYLAILPESTIFVDATAELDEVVAFCVEDILKSLEG
- a CDS encoding metal ABC transporter permease; protein product: MTNILSSWTLFLPQILVGSLVGALLSVLGILIVLRGMTFFGVTLSQAVTFSVALSLFMEWPGEIFPILFSCVLVFPLLYVRKLRGMKEEVILGILFVFFSAASQVMLALGGNVQNHLMAAFFGDILTSQVRADSFGIYIAVFFFILYLSFFRRFLFISFDRDEYKIQVGNPLPFDLLFYIILAASLTVAVNLLGTFYSIAHLILPVFALLPLIRSLKLLTVVCVLFSVFATISGFLISLIGIEKNGELIYFPTSSSIILVLCGLAFFLHLIRFLTTSVFSKSVR
- a CDS encoding class I SAM-dependent methyltransferase, with the protein product MELIPCNTCGENRFRPIFTKESPLGETFSIVSCVRCGLVQVNPQPDFLAVKKYYDDSYFTQRTERGYDNYYSDKLRTEISRVFQLNLKDLDFFSWEKVRISQLPPGEKLSSLDIGCAAGYFVTYQKERGYDAFGIEIADGPVRFARETLKLNIFQENFLDWDNQFQKQFDVITLWATIEHLHNPKETLEKIQKHLKPGGVLILSTCRYGLLAKLGGKNWRYLNVPEHLYYYSYQGLKNLLLSLGYRNPVSFTYGSGMTSRAGASLSFKLRKRVMDQLVKWFQLGDMMVYMVRKAN
- a CDS encoding EAL domain-containing protein, whose product is MITERESHQFLRDWKEWLSCGTLVPVFQPILSSESTGIYGYELLGRLSTPEGLLSLGEFFLSQTFGYDEIFFLKKKVDEEIRFTALQKFAKEAPAETKLFLNISPNVMYHALLQLETTLPQTIQMVREVGVDPERIVIEITEERFPHNLELLRPILNLYRQEGFSIAVDDAGSEASNLDRIGLFHPEIIKVDLQMLRRSTFSRNFKEILINLSKLGESLGSSLLFEGIESEDELYNALNYGARYIQGFYFAKPEPTFAKRFDYRTEMQSSLEYFHARKQSEMNRQIEWETIWKDKLSEIMMGFTEENGIWEWKGGFETSVFGDGDFFRMYITSPLGFQVSPNYSRDKTGNMEPDYSFLGKNWSFRPYFFEHLHKSKTSRDAWTLSQMYHDISERMMLRTFARNLSENLILFIDVVVSRS